Proteins encoded within one genomic window of Catharus ustulatus isolate bCatUst1 chromosome 10, bCatUst1.pri.v2, whole genome shotgun sequence:
- the P3H2 gene encoding prolyl 3-hydroxylase 2 isoform X2, producing the protein MANPEHMEIQQDLENYKTMSGKVSLIDQEARQHMEDYSAGVRHYDREEYELAIEFLERALRGYYSEDEDCQIMCEGPQRFEEHEYLDYKAGLYEAIADHYMQVLACKHDCVRELATRSGRISPIENFLPLHYDYLQFAYYRVGDYVKALECAKSYLLFHPDDEDVLENAGYYEGLLEGTVDPATIKPRKEARTLLRRHKLESHLLQVAAAGLGYAYTEPNYWNRYGARQDEHSVPSSISSEPEDGPRLSLTKKPMPKPDRELKEGGPLLYSDVKFVYNSQQLNGTQRVLLDNVISEEQCRELHRVASGIMLAGDGYRGKTSPHTPNERFEGATVLKALKYGYEGRVPLKSARLFYDISEKARRIVQSYFLLNSTLYFSYTHLVCRTALSGQQERRNDLSHPIHADNCLLDPEANECWKEPPAYTFRDYSALLYMNADFEGGEFIFTEMDAKTVTASIKPKCGRMISFSSGGENPHGVKAVTKGQRCAVALWFTLDPLYRELERIQADEVIAMLDQEHLGPSEMNINPKDEL; encoded by the exons ATGGCAAACCCAGAGCACATGGAGATACAGCAGGACCTCGAGAACTACAAGACCATGTCAGGGAAGGTCAGCTTGATTGACCAGGAGGCCAGGCAGCACATG GAGGACTACAGTGCTGGGGTGAGGCACTATGACAGGGAAGAGTACGAGCTGGCCATTGAGTTCTTGGAGCGTGCCTTGAGAGGATACTACTCTGAGGATGAGGATTGCCAGATCATGTGCGAGGGACCGCAGAGATTCGAGGAGCACGAGTACCTGGATTACAAGGCTGGCCTCTACGAAGCTATTGCAG ATCACTACATGCAGGTGCTGGCCTGCAAGCACGACTGTGTGCGGGAGCTGGCCACGCGCTCGGGCCGCATCTCGCCCATCGAGAACTTCCTGCCCCTCCATTACGACTACCTGCAGTTTGCCTACTACAGAG TTGGTGACTACGTAAAAGCCCTGGAGTGTGCCAAGTCCTACCTGCTGTTCCACCCGGATGATGAGGATGTCCTGGAGAATGCAGGTTATTACGAGGGTCTCTTGGAAGGTACAGTGGATCCAGCCACCATCAAACCCAGAAAG GAGGCCAGAACGCTGCTGCGGCGCCACAAGCTGGAGTCTCACCTGTTGCAGGTGGCGGCAGCCGGCCTGGGATACGCCTACACGGAGCCG AACTACTGGAACAGGTACGGCGCCCGCCAGGACGAGCACAG TGTCCCATCAAGTATCAGCAGTGAGCCAGAGGATGGGCCCCGGCTGTCCCTGACAAAGAAACCCATGCCAAAGCCAGATCGAGAGCTCAAGGAGG GGGGCCCTCTTCTCTACAGCGATGTGAAGTTTGTCTACAACTCTCAGCAGCTGAATGGCACGCAGCGAGTGCTGCTGGACAACGTCATCTCGGAGGAGCAGTGCCGGGAGCTGCACAGGGTGGCCAGT GGGATCATGTTGGCTGGAGATGGTTACAGGGGCAAAAcctccccccacaccccaaatgAGAGATTTGAAGGAGCCACTGTCCTCAAAGCCCTCAAG TATGGCTACGAGGGCCGAGTGCCCCTGAAGAGTGCCCGGCTGTTCTATGACATCAGTGAGAAGGCTCGCAGGATCGTGCAGTCCTACTTCCTGCTCAACTCCACGCTCTACTTCTCCTACACGCACCTGGTGTGCCGCACCGCCCTGTCCG GCCAGCAGGAGCGGAGGAATGATCTGAGCCATCCCATCCATGCTGACAACTGCCTCTTGGACCCCGAGGCCAACGAGTGCTGGAAGGAACCTCCTGCCTACACCTTTCGGGATTACAG tgccctcctgtACATGAACGCAGATTTTGAAGGTGGCGAGTTCATTTTCACCGAGATGGACGCCAAAACTGTGACA GCCTCCATCAAGCCCAAGTGTGGGAGGATGATCAGCTTCTCGTCGGGCGGTGAGAACCCCCACGGGGTGAAGGCGGTCACCAAGGGCCAGCGCTGCGCTGTGGCTCTCTGGTTCACCTTGGACCCTCTCTACAGAGAGCTG GAACGAATCCAGGCTGATGAAGTGATTGCAATGTTGGACCAGGAGCATCTAGGACCCAGTGAAATGAACATCAACCCAAAGGATGAGCTATGA